One Onthophagus taurus isolate NC chromosome 11, IU_Otau_3.0, whole genome shotgun sequence genomic window carries:
- the LOC111419487 gene encoding eukaryotic translation initiation factor 5 gives MGTVNVNREVKDVFYRYKMPQLMAKVEGKGNGIKTVIVNMAEVAKALGRPPTYPTKYFGCELGAQTQFDFKNERFIVNGSHDAVKLQGLLDGFIRKFVLCPECDNPETDLMVSAKRGAISQSCKACGYHGQIDSTHKLITFILKNPPNLNPAVQGSSLTEGKRSKRSKRTNGDANGEGKDGENDSADHGGPDAASPTAAGNNTAIKNNDEDEGTKWSADISEEAVRARMQDLTDGVKNMTINDDLEKSEKERMNILYEMVKNKRDAGVLDNTQVQKDIVTEAERLEIKPKAPLILAELLFDQNILAQIKKHRVFLLRFTVNDKKAQKYLMGGLEQLIALHQDALVPKVALIFKVLYDLDVLNEATFMEWAEKVSKKYVSKEVSQEIHNKAAPFIKWLQEAESESEEETETESDVEIEYNDRVPLKPTATATPKPKVVVEDEGEDDVDIDAI, from the exons ATGGGTACCGTAAATGTCAATAGGGAAGTCAAAGATGTCTTTTATCGGTATAAAATGCCACAGCTCATGGCCAAAGTTGAAGGAAAAGGGAATGGAATCAAAACGGTTATTGTTAATATGGCGGAGGTTGCTAAAGCTTTAGGAAGACCACCCACTTATCCTACAAAATACTTTGGTTGTGAACTTGGAGCTCAAAcccaatttgattttaaaaacgaaAGATTTATCGTTAATGGGTCACATGATGCTGTTAAATTACAAGGGTTACTTGATGGGTTTATTCGTAA aTTTGTTTTATGTCCGGAATGTGACAACCCAGAAACGGATTTAATGGTTTCAGCAAAACGTGGGGCGATTTCTCAAAGTTGCAAAGCTTGCGGTTATCACGGTCAAATCGATTCCACTCACAAATTGATTactttcatattaaaaaatccacCAAATTTGAATCCAGCCGTTCAAGGATCTTCTTTAACCGAAGGTAAACGATCGAAACGCAGCAAACGCACCAACGGTGATGCGAATGGTGAAGGTAAAGATGGAGAAAATGATTCCGCCGATCATGGTGGTCCAGATGCCGCTTCACCAACAGCAGCCGGCAATAATACCGCAATCAAGAACAACGATGAAGACGAAGGCACGAAATGGTCTGCGGATATTTCTGAGGAAGCTGTTCGAGCTAGAATGCAAGATTTAACTGATGGTGTTAAGAATATGACCATCAATGATGATTTGGAAAAGTCTGAGAAGGAAAGAATGAATATTTTGTATGAAATGGTTAAGAATAAACGTGATGCTGGGGTTTTGGATAACACACAA gTACAAAAGGATATTGTAACAGAAGCCGAACGTTTAGAAATCAAGCCAAAAGCACCATTAATCCTCGCCGAATTATTATTCGACCAAAACATCTTGGCACAAATTAAAAAGCACCGTGTGTTCCTGTTGCGTTTCACTGTCAACGACAAAAAAGcccaaaaatatttgatgggCGGTTTGGAGCAACTTATCGCACTTCACCAGGACGCGCTCGTTCCAAAAGTGGCTCTAATCTTCAAGGTTTTATATGATTTGGATGTATTGAATGAAGCTACATTTATGGAATGGGCCGAAAAGGTATCTAAAAAATATGTCTCAAAGGAAGTTTCACAAGAAATCCATAACAAAGCGGCGCCGTTTATTAAATGGTTACAAGAGGCTGAATCTGAAAGTGAAGAGGAAACGGAAACGGAAAGTGACGTTGAAATTGAGTACAATGATCGAGTTCCGTTAAAACCAACGGCGACAGCAACGCCAAAACCAAAAGTAGTAGTTGAAGATGAAGGCGAAGATGATGTTGATATTGATgctatt